One Gossypium arboreum isolate Shixiya-1 chromosome 13, ASM2569848v2, whole genome shotgun sequence genomic window, TAattaataattgaaattaaaGGCTATTGTGGTAGACTCTGTTTCATCTAATCCCTATTATACATTTTTGGTAATCAACAAAATGGAATGAAAAGGATTTGGGGTTTAATTCATTTCAAGGTGTACCAAACTCAAAAGCAGATACAGGGCCTTTTTTTATATTTGAGTGATACAAGATTTTGCTGCAAAATCACTCATTTTTTTCCATAAATTAGTAAAAGACAATAATACTATTTGCATAGGACCATCACCTAATACCCGAAATTTGAACAAAACCAGCAGCTTTTGGACGAATTAAGAAGACAGAATTATCCTACAACATGTCTAAACATCAATTAGTAACAATGGACAAAAATAACATTCCCTTTTAATTGTTATCCTCACAACTCATATCTTGTTTCACCTTCCATGCGTTCCCAACACTACTAATTAGATCACATAATCAGCAATAAAAACATGATAAATCTAAGGCTATCAacaaaaattaaaccaaaaagaaCAGCAGCAAGTTGATATTTGTATAAAAAAATTTCAGTATATTTTTGCTAAATCAAGATGCAGAAGATGAGGCATTGTTAGTAGGAAGATGAAGGTGGGATACAGTTACTCATTGTTGTGGGGTGTCACTATTGGAATCAAAGCTGATTGTAGCATTGCCATTTGGATTGTCTTCACTGTTGTTGTTGTTGCTATCAAGGTTGAGATTACCAACAGCTAGTACCTCTAATTTCTTGCCAAAAGTGTTCTTGTTATTGTGCATCCAGACCTTGAGGACCCCTCTATCGACCCCAACTTCATCGCAAAACTCTTTGACTAGCTTTTCTTCACCCTTTGGCATCCTCCAACCAACCCTCTCAGCAAAATCATGCATCTTTTGTTTCTGTTCCTTGCTGAACTTTGTCCTTGACCTCTTTCTCCCACTTGGGTTGTTGTTGTTTTTCTCTATCACTCCAACTCTGGGATGGTGGTGATACTCATCCAATGGCCCTGAGTAGCCAGTGCTCAAGGCAAGCAGCATGTGGGGTGCAGAAGAGTAGTAAGAGTATGGGACAGGTGAAGGCGGGGTATGGGTTGGGCTAGGGCTAGGGCTAGGGCTAGGGCTTAGACCAGGGGTGTGGGTTGGGCTTGGACTAGAGCTATGATG contains:
- the LOC108461724 gene encoding zinc-finger homeodomain protein 11-like, with the translated sequence MEVANTKTTPYPQSESSSETHNPNEATTKSLTLLKSCTIHHHMVVSYKECLKNHAASLGGHALDGCGEFMPSPTSTPTDPVSLKCAACGCHRNFHRRDPYDAPPAFIHRLPPPPTHHSSSPSPTHTPGLSPSPSPSPSPTHTPPSPVPYSYYSSAPHMLLALSTGYSGPLDEYHHHPRVGVIEKNNNNPSGRKRSRTKFSKEQKQKMHDFAERVGWRMPKGEEKLVKEFCDEVGVDRGVLKVWMHNNKNTFGKKLEVLAVGNLNLDSNNNNSEDNPNGNATISFDSNSDTPQQ